From Calditrichota bacterium, a single genomic window includes:
- the nrfD gene encoding polysulfide reductase NrfD, producing the protein MNNLQTNKAPLKPELKRYFKFLLSELKPKGKLLTPFNVISAIILLTAAVLLVIRFAKGLGSITNLSQDFPWGFWIGFDVVTGVAFAGGAYVITFMVYILRREKYHPIVRATVLNGLLAYMFYAGALVLDLGKPWNIINPIIGNSFGVSSVLFLISWHFLLYMISEFLEFSPAIAEWLGLKRVRKVLNSLTLGVVIFGIALSTLHQSGLGALFVMAKAKLHPLWYSEFIPILFFVSSIFAGLSMVIIEGSISHRVFRKLISPKHHGEYKGIVLGLAKICAGTMFFYFFLKLLVLIHGQHWNLLNTPMGYWYLTEMIGFVLLPMSLYVKGLQSAHIPTIRVAAIWSLLGIIVNRLNISIIAFKWYAPNHYIPSWMEIEVTLAIITMEIIAFRWIVNRMPVFQESPLWESQQKESGSKDAKKYTEMITEEV; encoded by the coding sequence ATGAATAATCTGCAGACGAATAAAGCGCCTCTAAAACCCGAATTGAAAAGATATTTTAAATTCTTGCTGAGCGAGCTAAAACCAAAAGGAAAACTGCTCACTCCTTTCAACGTCATTTCAGCAATTATTCTTCTCACTGCGGCTGTTTTGTTGGTCATTCGTTTCGCCAAAGGGCTAGGATCCATCACCAATCTTTCTCAGGATTTTCCCTGGGGATTTTGGATTGGATTCGACGTCGTCACCGGCGTCGCCTTTGCCGGTGGCGCGTATGTGATTACGTTCATGGTCTATATTTTGAGAAGAGAAAAATACCACCCCATCGTCAGAGCGACAGTGCTCAATGGATTATTAGCTTACATGTTTTATGCCGGCGCGTTGGTTCTCGATCTGGGAAAACCCTGGAATATCATCAATCCCATTATAGGAAATTCGTTCGGCGTAAGTTCTGTGCTATTTCTCATTTCCTGGCATTTTTTGCTGTACATGATATCGGAATTTCTCGAATTTTCCCCGGCAATCGCCGAATGGCTGGGTTTAAAGCGTGTACGCAAAGTTCTCAATTCATTAACATTAGGCGTTGTGATCTTTGGAATTGCACTATCAACGCTGCACCAATCAGGACTCGGCGCACTGTTTGTCATGGCGAAAGCAAAACTGCATCCGCTATGGTATTCTGAATTCATTCCCATACTTTTCTTTGTCTCCAGTATTTTTGCCGGTTTGTCCATGGTTATTATAGAGGGTTCGATCAGTCATCGCGTATTCAGGAAACTCATCAGCCCTAAACATCACGGGGAATACAAAGGTATCGTTTTAGGCCTGGCGAAAATTTGTGCCGGCACAATGTTTTTCTATTTTTTCCTAAAACTATTGGTGCTGATTCACGGACAACACTGGAATTTGCTCAACACCCCCATGGGTTACTGGTACCTGACTGAAATGATCGGCTTTGTGCTCCTACCCATGTCACTTTACGTCAAAGGACTGCAAAGCGCTCATATTCCGACCATTCGTGTCGCTGCTATCTGGTCGCTTTTAGGAATTATTGTTAATAGATTGAATATTTCAATTATCGCGTTTAAATGGTACGCTCCAAATCACTATATTCCCAGTTGGATGGAAATCGAAGTCACCTTAGCGATTATCACTATGGAAATTATCGCTTTCCGCTGGATAGTAAATCGCATGCCTGTTTTTCAGGAGTCACCGCTCTGGGAAAGTCAACAAAAAGAATCCGGTTCAAAGGATGCAAAAAAATACACGGAAATGATCACTGAGGAGGTGTAA
- the hybB gene encoding Ni/Fe-hydrogenase cytochrome b subunit, whose translation MSGHIQAAPIEKKFFTTGVKILIAIFGIGMAFGLYRFIFSLGSVTHLNDQYPWGLWIGVDVSSGVALAAGGFTTAALIHIFYRDKYAVIGRPAHLTAMLGYTFVAIGLLFDLGRWYNVWHPLLPTMWQGNSVLFEVGMCVMLYLTVLYIEFIPIVTERFIGHSPKWIDAILKFLDRIFNKIMWIFIILGVLLSCLHQSSLGNLMVIAPYKMHPLWYTRVMPLLFLTSAIAVGLPMVMFESIWASWSFKRKPEMDVLSPLSKVAAVIIAIYFFMRIIDLTIREAWGFAFEGSLQSNMFFLEFVVGLVIPLIMLLFEKVRRSPKLLFIASALYILFGVLLNRVNVFFIAYQPQYAEKQYVPAIGEFAVTIGLIAALILLYRIIVSIFPILPAHEKQA comes from the coding sequence ATGAGCGGACATATTCAAGCAGCTCCGATAGAAAAAAAATTCTTTACGACTGGTGTCAAAATTTTAATCGCTATATTTGGCATCGGCATGGCATTCGGATTATATCGTTTTATTTTCAGTTTAGGTTCCGTGACCCATTTAAATGACCAATATCCGTGGGGACTCTGGATTGGCGTTGATGTATCCAGTGGCGTTGCCCTGGCTGCCGGAGGTTTTACGACCGCAGCGCTCATCCACATTTTTTACCGGGACAAATACGCAGTTATTGGTCGGCCTGCTCATCTCACTGCCATGCTGGGGTACACCTTTGTGGCGATCGGATTATTATTTGATCTGGGACGATGGTATAATGTCTGGCATCCACTGCTGCCCACAATGTGGCAGGGAAATTCAGTTCTATTTGAAGTGGGTATGTGCGTGATGCTTTATTTAACTGTTTTGTATATTGAATTCATTCCCATTGTCACAGAAAGATTTATCGGACATTCTCCCAAATGGATAGATGCAATCTTAAAATTTCTGGATAGAATTTTCAATAAAATTATGTGGATATTCATTATTCTTGGTGTCTTGCTTTCATGTCTCCACCAATCTTCACTCGGTAACTTAATGGTAATTGCACCTTATAAAATGCACCCGTTATGGTACACTCGTGTTATGCCGTTGCTCTTTTTAACATCTGCGATCGCAGTAGGACTTCCTATGGTCATGTTCGAATCAATCTGGGCGTCCTGGTCATTTAAACGAAAACCGGAAATGGATGTTCTTTCTCCCCTGTCAAAGGTAGCAGCAGTCATCATCGCTATTTATTTTTTCATGCGCATTATTGATTTGACCATCCGAGAAGCCTGGGGTTTTGCATTTGAAGGAAGTTTGCAGAGTAATATGTTTTTTCTTGAATTTGTAGTAGGATTAGTCATTCCATTAATTATGTTACTATTCGAAAAAGTAAGAAGATCACCAAAGTTGCTGTTTATTGCATCTGCACTTTATATTTTATTTGGCGTTCTTTTGAATCGAGTCAATGTTTTTTTTATCGCCTATCAGCCTCAGTATGCTGAAAAACAATACGTTCCGGCCATCGGCGAATTTGCTGTAACCATCGGATTGATTGCAGCGCTGATTTTACTTTATCGAATTATTGTTAGCATTTTTCCCATATTACCTGCTCATGAGAAGCAAGCTTGA
- a CDS encoding cytochrome c3 family protein: protein MFKKLVSLIFIFVVGFVTVLTAQERKISKLHNTIKDLKCSACHECVNPTTKNPCLKLKDSFFLDKDIKISRDRLPADSIIIYEIEEKYGPVKFDHNKHLHMAETLGDCADCHHHTPLKKKFPKCSECHEPDFSMTNLAEIELKAAYHRKCVGCHVEWSKKTDCNYCHSTNGKNGEKTSYTRPALRQPKKPNELVYFCRYFEGPYVKFSHEKHSTKQQLVCADCHTKGKCIACHYQNAEQPPSISVLARKGVHGTCMLCHDVDNKEKCGKCHLKNVDNKSSLINSISIKKFSHQNQNLNKTKKMSSKTMN, encoded by the coding sequence ATGTTTAAGAAATTAGTATCGTTAATTTTTATTTTTGTAGTTGGTTTTGTAACAGTACTGACTGCGCAGGAGAGAAAAATAAGCAAGCTCCACAATACGATAAAAGATTTAAAATGTTCTGCCTGTCATGAATGCGTCAATCCCACCACAAAAAATCCGTGTCTCAAGCTTAAAGATTCATTTTTTTTGGACAAGGATATTAAAATATCACGAGATAGACTGCCGGCAGACTCGATAATTATTTATGAAATAGAAGAAAAATATGGTCCTGTAAAATTCGACCATAACAAGCATTTGCACATGGCAGAAACTTTGGGTGATTGTGCAGATTGTCATCACCACACGCCATTAAAAAAGAAGTTTCCTAAATGTAGTGAATGTCATGAACCAGATTTTTCAATGACAAATTTAGCAGAAATTGAATTAAAAGCAGCTTATCATCGAAAGTGTGTAGGATGCCATGTAGAATGGAGTAAAAAAACAGATTGTAACTATTGTCATTCAACAAATGGTAAAAATGGTGAAAAAACAAGCTATACACGACCGGCGCTACGCCAACCTAAAAAGCCTAACGAGTTGGTCTATTTTTGTCGCTATTTTGAAGGTCCCTATGTGAAATTCTCGCATGAAAAGCATTCAACCAAGCAGCAGTTAGTATGCGCCGATTGTCATACCAAAGGGAAATGTATCGCCTGTCATTATCAGAATGCTGAACAACCACCATCGATAAGTGTATTGGCTCGAAAAGGTGTCCATGGTACCTGTATGCTCTGCCATGATGTTGACAATAAGGAAAAGTGCGGTAAATGTCATTTGAAAAATGTAGATAACAAAAGCTCATTAATCAATAGTATTTCGATAAAAAAATTCAGTCACCAAAATCAGAATTTGAATAAAACGAAAAAGATGTCGAGCAAAACAATGAATTAA
- a CDS encoding ammonia-forming cytochrome c nitrite reductase subunit c552 codes for MKIKRYGSIIFLAAMTLFIMATNQMVFSQSNLDCKLCHNSIYQQWLAGSHSDTQMDVAGELAEERTGQSPDTVLYGSDAENCIACHGALAVTKNGGMTEAEALAHFFTTTNGVFTESTTAADTANWPHTYCTTCHNVPTDHPASMPVFGYFNSTTTNYDDIGKVATLCGRCHGNIRFEGTDHLTYNAWDMSKHSLTQDDVADELAEERTGESPDSVIAGSDPENCIACHGPTAVLANGEMSEVEALDYFFSTENGVFSSNTVSLHKDEWPDVSCISCHNPHTPNEVSYFNSSTKEYETMDSADKLCGQCHGNLRFPDTDHLSYNILKGIGASGVQFSETMSGVTCTDCHMYASDVEESNSTMYHGHSWSIFVAEENGSETVSCQACHQDKDATVSRSDIQTYQDETEARLDSAEQKFALAASQMEGNTDATLQAKLAEAETNLALVEGDESGGFHNHKYQMDLLANVIQNANDILAATGVQEYGVKNPRTFSLFQNYPNPFNPTTKIAYVLPERTQVTLEIFNLLGEKVRTLVNSQQNAGEHSVVWDARNDVGKEVPNGIYIYRITAAEYKSIRKMTLLK; via the coding sequence ATGAAAATTAAACGTTACGGTTCAATCATCTTTTTAGCTGCTATGACGCTATTCATCATGGCAACGAATCAGATGGTTTTCTCGCAATCCAATTTGGATTGTAAATTGTGTCATAATTCCATTTATCAACAATGGTTAGCCGGAAGCCATTCCGACACGCAAATGGACGTTGCGGGTGAATTGGCGGAAGAACGTACCGGACAATCACCAGATACTGTATTGTATGGTTCGGATGCTGAAAATTGCATCGCTTGCCATGGAGCTTTAGCTGTTACAAAAAACGGCGGAATGACCGAAGCAGAGGCATTAGCGCATTTTTTCACGACGACTAACGGTGTGTTTACAGAATCTACTACTGCTGCTGACACAGCAAATTGGCCTCATACTTATTGTACCACCTGCCACAATGTTCCGACAGATCATCCGGCTTCCATGCCAGTTTTTGGCTATTTTAATTCCACAACTACCAACTACGATGATATAGGCAAAGTGGCGACTTTATGCGGGCGTTGTCACGGAAATATTCGTTTTGAAGGGACAGACCATCTGACCTACAATGCCTGGGACATGAGCAAACATTCTCTAACCCAGGATGACGTGGCTGATGAGTTAGCCGAAGAACGTACCGGTGAATCACCGGATTCGGTTATTGCTGGCTCTGATCCTGAAAATTGTATTGCCTGCCATGGGCCCACGGCTGTTCTTGCCAACGGAGAAATGAGTGAGGTAGAAGCACTTGACTATTTCTTTTCCACAGAAAATGGTGTTTTCTCTTCAAATACGGTTTCTCTTCATAAAGATGAGTGGCCCGATGTTTCTTGTATTTCCTGCCACAATCCACACACACCGAACGAAGTCTCTTATTTTAATTCCAGTACCAAGGAATATGAGACTATGGATAGCGCGGATAAATTGTGTGGGCAATGTCACGGAAATTTAAGATTTCCTGATACGGATCATTTATCCTATAATATTCTGAAAGGCATAGGCGCGTCCGGCGTTCAATTCAGCGAAACCATGTCCGGCGTCACTTGTACTGACTGCCACATGTACGCCAGCGATGTTGAGGAAAGCAATTCAACCATGTATCATGGTCATAGCTGGTCAATATTTGTGGCAGAGGAGAACGGAAGTGAGACAGTTTCCTGTCAAGCCTGTCATCAGGACAAGGACGCGACCGTTTCCCGATCAGACATCCAAACATATCAGGATGAGACGGAAGCGCGTCTGGATAGCGCTGAACAAAAATTTGCCTTAGCAGCAAGCCAGATGGAAGGCAACACAGATGCCACGCTGCAGGCCAAGTTAGCTGAAGCGGAAACCAATCTTGCTTTGGTCGAAGGAGACGAAAGCGGCGGCTTTCATAATCACAAATATCAAATGGATTTATTAGCAAATGTTATTCAAAATGCTAATGATATTCTTGCTGCAACGGGTGTTCAAGAGTATGGAGTCAAAAACCCTAGAACTTTTTCGCTTTTTCAGAACTACCCGAATCCATTTAACCCAACGACAAAAATTGCTTATGTGCTTCCTGAACGCACCCAGGTGACACTGGAAATTTTCAATCTTCTCGGAGAAAAAGTGAGAACGCTGGTGAACTCACAACAAAACGCCGGCGAGCACTCGGTAGTTTGGGACGCCAGAAATGATGTGGGAAAAGAAGTGCCGAACGGAATTTATATTTACCGGATTACAGCCGCTGAATACAAAAGCATCAGAAAGATGACTTTGCTTAAATAA
- a CDS encoding twin-arginine translocation signal domain-containing protein codes for MERRDFLKTLGAASASLLVGKSALAKDAKPNEEFVGVLFDATRCIGCRTCEMACAEAHNLPLPDTDNEKIFETERKMSAHQWTVVNRYDTDVGQVFVKKQCMHCDEPACASGCLTKAMFKTKQGPVIWRSEKCMGCRFCMINCPFDVPKFEYDSPNPKIQKCIMCYERLQQGEIPACVQACPGGALIFDTRRNLLEIARKRIYDNHDKYVDHIYGENEAGGSGWLYLSPVPFEQLGFRTDIGTTPYPEYSKGFLYSVPIILTLWPGILLAISNATKANKEDIERGAKYE; via the coding sequence ATGGAGAGAAGAGACTTCCTTAAGACTCTGGGCGCAGCCAGCGCTTCACTTCTGGTCGGCAAATCAGCTCTTGCAAAAGACGCGAAGCCGAATGAAGAATTTGTCGGCGTTCTTTTTGACGCCACGCGCTGCATCGGCTGCCGCACGTGCGAAATGGCGTGCGCCGAAGCCCACAATCTACCGCTGCCGGATACAGATAACGAAAAAATCTTTGAAACCGAAAGAAAGATGTCTGCCCATCAGTGGACTGTTGTCAATCGCTATGATACGGACGTGGGACAGGTTTTCGTAAAAAAGCAGTGTATGCATTGCGACGAGCCGGCCTGCGCATCCGGCTGTCTGACCAAAGCAATGTTCAAGACGAAACAGGGACCGGTCATCTGGCGCAGTGAAAAATGTATGGGCTGCCGCTTTTGCATGATAAATTGCCCATTTGACGTTCCCAAATTCGAATACGATAGCCCTAATCCTAAAATTCAAAAGTGTATTATGTGTTATGAGCGGCTCCAGCAAGGCGAAATTCCCGCCTGCGTGCAAGCCTGTCCCGGAGGCGCGCTAATTTTCGATACGAGAAGAAATCTCCTCGAAATTGCCAGAAAACGAATTTACGACAATCACGACAAGTACGTAGATCACATTTACGGCGAAAATGAAGCCGGCGGAAGCGGCTGGCTGTATCTTTCACCTGTCCCGTTTGAACAACTGGGTTTTCGAACAGATATTGGCACGACTCCCTACCCTGAGTACAGCAAAGGTTTTCTTTACAGCGTGCCAATTATTCTGACGCTTTGGCCCGGCATTTTGCTGGCAATAAGCAATGCAACCAAAGCGAACAAAGAAGATATTGAAAGGGGGGCCAAATATGAATAA
- a CDS encoding sigma-54-dependent Fis family transcriptional regulator, whose protein sequence is MKTRAARILVVDDETDMLNGCSKIIQALGYIPATAASGALAIDLLQQDEFDLILCDLFMPDVDGKEVLKQAKQLAPFTPVVIFTAYGTIGRAVDAMKYGAFDFIEKPFDIEYLKVLIKKGLKQRRLYQERTNLINQLEEKYSFENIIGKSMAMRRIFDTIESIAKTDASVLITGESGTGKELIARSLHARSNRKKNPFVPVNCSAFPESLFEAELFGYERGAFTGANKRKMGLLEFADGGTFFLDEVCELPNSLQAKLLRVLQDQRLRHIGGTGLIQVDVRVISATNWDLQQAREKGVLRDDFYYRLNVVNIHLPPLRERPEDIPLLMEHFLREQLKSSPKSIQGFHPQVMDLFQVYPWPGNVRELENVVEHAISLARGDEILLNDLPESILQFVQNHHEIQPLTSLPLAEAKRRAIEKTEKTYLLALLKEYHGNITKIAEKSKMTRRNLHRILNRHGLNPAAWRNQK, encoded by the coding sequence ATGAAAACGCGAGCCGCTCGAATTTTGGTTGTTGACGATGAAACGGATATGCTCAATGGCTGTAGTAAAATTATTCAAGCGTTGGGGTATATTCCCGCCACCGCTGCCAGTGGCGCGCTGGCAATAGACTTGCTTCAACAAGATGAATTCGATTTAATTTTATGCGATCTTTTCATGCCTGATGTGGATGGTAAGGAGGTATTAAAACAGGCAAAACAACTGGCGCCATTTACGCCGGTTGTGATTTTTACAGCTTACGGTACGATCGGCCGTGCCGTTGATGCGATGAAATACGGCGCCTTTGATTTCATCGAAAAACCATTTGATATCGAATATTTAAAAGTTCTCATCAAGAAAGGATTAAAACAACGTCGGCTTTATCAGGAACGAACAAATTTAATCAACCAACTCGAAGAAAAATATAGCTTTGAGAATATTATTGGAAAAAGCATGGCAATGCGCCGTATTTTTGATACGATTGAAAGTATTGCTAAAACTGATGCCAGTGTGCTTATTACCGGAGAGAGTGGTACTGGGAAAGAATTGATCGCTCGCAGTCTTCACGCCAGAAGTAATCGAAAAAAAAATCCTTTTGTCCCTGTAAATTGCAGCGCTTTTCCGGAAAGTCTGTTTGAAGCCGAACTTTTCGGGTACGAAAGGGGCGCGTTTACCGGGGCAAACAAACGCAAAATGGGCTTGCTGGAATTTGCCGATGGCGGTACTTTTTTCCTCGATGAAGTGTGTGAACTACCGAATTCTTTACAGGCAAAATTGTTACGGGTTCTTCAAGATCAGCGGCTTCGTCATATTGGCGGTACTGGGTTAATTCAAGTTGATGTCAGAGTGATTTCTGCTACGAATTGGGACCTTCAGCAAGCACGGGAGAAAGGTGTGCTTCGAGACGATTTTTATTATCGCTTGAATGTGGTAAATATTCATTTGCCGCCGCTTCGTGAACGACCCGAGGATATTCCTTTGCTAATGGAGCATTTTTTAAGAGAACAATTGAAATCCTCTCCCAAGTCCATTCAGGGATTTCACCCTCAGGTGATGGATTTATTTCAAGTGTACCCCTGGCCCGGGAATGTTCGCGAATTGGAAAATGTTGTCGAACACGCCATTTCATTGGCAAGAGGGGATGAAATTTTGCTGAATGACTTGCCTGAATCTATTTTGCAATTCGTGCAGAACCATCATGAAATTCAACCGTTGACTTCTTTACCTTTAGCTGAAGCAAAACGCCGTGCCATTGAAAAGACAGAGAAAACTTACCTTCTTGCTCTGTTAAAAGAATATCATGGGAATATCACCAAAATCGCTGAAAAATCAAAAATGACACGACGAAATTTACATCGCATATTAAATCGCCATGGTCTGAACCCAGCCGCCTGGCGAAATCAAAAGTGA
- a CDS encoding GHKL domain-containing protein, which yields MDSGGRLLFHSHHSEMVLRSIENDSADCMECHSSFDWQKRMLTSEAAFGEYTVGNEPRKIMSHITLQIHNARWMLVISSNLSDVTAVLRSKFSLFFVLVIFILAFIVITAIYFYQMNLKRIQAEEAEKLSQQKELLHLQACQASKLASVGELVDAVAHEINTPVSIIMTQADALFLKMKEDQNIFREEIEIIKKQVQRVRYYTHRLLNYSKSMPFEPKQINLSRLLDECLFLLAPRFRASSIKIIKNYAPHSLNISADRRQIEQVFINILNNAVDAIGRNGEIKLETRISNRDDSNGMEIIISDTGEGISPENLPHIFETFYSTKFAARGTGLGLSISKAIIQRHHGKISVISERGVGTTFNVFLPVNSNNGSEL from the coding sequence ATGGACAGCGGCGGCCGTCTTCTTTTTCACTCGCATCATTCGGAAATGGTCTTGCGGAGTATAGAAAATGATTCAGCAGATTGCATGGAATGTCATTCTTCTTTTGATTGGCAAAAACGGATGCTTACTTCTGAAGCGGCTTTTGGTGAGTACACGGTGGGAAACGAACCCCGAAAAATAATGTCTCACATTACGCTTCAAATTCACAACGCGCGGTGGATGCTTGTCATTTCTTCCAATTTGTCAGATGTGACCGCCGTTTTGAGAAGTAAATTTTCTTTGTTTTTTGTACTGGTCATTTTCATTCTCGCATTCATTGTCATTACTGCTATTTATTTTTACCAAATGAACCTTAAACGAATACAAGCAGAAGAGGCTGAAAAACTGAGTCAGCAAAAAGAACTCTTGCATCTGCAAGCTTGTCAGGCATCCAAGCTGGCATCAGTGGGCGAACTGGTTGACGCCGTTGCTCATGAAATTAATACGCCCGTCAGTATCATCATGACTCAGGCAGATGCATTATTTTTAAAAATGAAAGAAGACCAGAATATATTCAGAGAAGAAATTGAGATTATTAAGAAGCAAGTCCAACGAGTGAGATACTACACCCATCGGCTGCTCAATTATTCAAAAAGTATGCCTTTTGAACCCAAACAAATTAATTTGTCAAGGCTGCTTGATGAGTGTTTGTTTTTATTGGCGCCCAGGTTTAGGGCGAGTAGCATTAAAATTATAAAAAATTATGCTCCACATTCACTCAACATTTCTGCGGATCGCAGACAGATTGAACAAGTTTTCATTAATATTCTTAACAATGCAGTTGATGCTATTGGCAGAAATGGGGAAATTAAATTAGAAACAAGGATAAGCAATAGAGATGACTCGAATGGGATGGAGATTATTATATCAGATACCGGAGAAGGGATTTCACCGGAAAATCTGCCACATATTTTCGAGACATTTTATAGCACAAAATTTGCGGCAAGGGGAACTGGTTTAGGGCTTTCCATTTCCAAGGCAATTATTCAGCGACACCATGGCAAAATTAGTGTCATTAGCGAACGTGGCGTCGGTACCACATTCAATGTTTTTCTTCCGGTAAATTCTAATAATGGGTCAGAATTATGA
- a CDS encoding glycine cleavage system protein H: MDSFTYVDIFATKGIEYLLVIGFLIALIFFWRVLNKTNQPARAAFRQKDSIRVNGGFQIALGRFYHQGHSWVQPVGGDVVTIGINDFAHKFLGTPKAVTLPAIGSKIKQGKAAWKLQIGSTSVDMIAPIDGEIIDVNEKLLQSPEVLQEDPYEKGWFLKAKVTNWKSNISNLLSDKLALAWMDLTSQKLQEKLAGNLGFVLQDGGAPITGFALQTWPKEWKEIAKEFLLTS, translated from the coding sequence ATGGACAGTTTCACTTATGTGGACATATTCGCGACAAAAGGAATCGAATACCTGTTGGTCATCGGTTTTCTCATCGCTTTAATTTTTTTCTGGCGAGTTTTGAATAAAACGAACCAACCCGCCCGCGCTGCTTTTCGGCAAAAAGACTCGATCCGGGTGAACGGAGGATTTCAAATCGCTCTGGGAAGATTTTACCATCAAGGGCACAGCTGGGTGCAGCCGGTTGGCGGCGACGTCGTGACTATCGGAATCAATGATTTTGCTCACAAATTCCTGGGAACCCCCAAAGCCGTTACACTTCCGGCTATCGGCTCCAAAATAAAGCAAGGAAAAGCCGCCTGGAAGCTTCAGATTGGCTCGACGAGTGTGGACATGATTGCTCCGATAGATGGCGAAATCATTGACGTGAATGAAAAATTACTTCAATCGCCTGAAGTTCTGCAAGAAGATCCATACGAAAAGGGCTGGTTTCTGAAAGCAAAAGTAACAAATTGGAAATCAAACATCAGCAATCTTCTTTCCGATAAACTGGCGCTGGCATGGATGGACCTCACTTCCCAAAAACTTCAGGAAAAATTAGCGGGGAATCTGGGCTTTGTGCTTCAAGACGGAGGCGCACCCATTACCGGATTTGCGCTGCAAACCTGGCCCAAGGAATGGAAAGAAATTGCCAAAGAATTTTTGCTAACATCTTAA
- a CDS encoding 4Fe-4S dicluster domain-containing protein, producing MDLNRRNFLKFTVATGTMGAASAVQKVKASTPKPDSGDWAGVLLDTTVCIGCRKCEWACKNINKLPTEPIESYEDKSVFKKMRRPSAGAYTVVNQFENPKSPEKPYYVKYQCMQCIDAACVSACIVGALKKDAKTGAVIYDPWKCIGCRYCMVACPFQIPAYEYDNALTPQVRKSTFCYQRLSKYQGRPACVEICPVQAMTYGKRSELIEIARQKIRTYPDRYVDHIYGEHELGGTAWLYLSGKPMTEMGMKKFGERPIPTYTEPVQHGIFKHFVPQISLFALLGGIMWLFKKRDEVEGKREGGEE from the coding sequence TTGGACTTGAACAGAAGAAATTTCCTAAAATTCACGGTTGCAACAGGAACAATGGGCGCTGCGAGTGCTGTTCAGAAAGTTAAAGCTTCGACTCCCAAACCAGATTCGGGTGACTGGGCAGGTGTCTTGCTGGATACGACGGTTTGCATTGGCTGTCGTAAATGTGAATGGGCGTGTAAAAACATCAATAAACTTCCCACTGAACCCATAGAAAGTTATGAAGACAAATCAGTCTTTAAGAAAATGAGACGCCCTTCTGCAGGAGCATATACTGTTGTCAATCAGTTTGAAAATCCTAAAAGTCCTGAAAAGCCCTATTACGTAAAATATCAGTGCATGCAATGTATTGACGCTGCCTGTGTTTCTGCTTGTATCGTAGGAGCGCTAAAAAAAGATGCAAAGACAGGAGCAGTTATTTATGATCCCTGGAAATGTATTGGCTGCCGCTATTGTATGGTTGCCTGTCCTTTTCAAATTCCTGCCTATGAATATGATAATGCTTTAACACCGCAGGTGAGAAAAAGCACTTTTTGTTACCAAAGATTATCCAAATATCAGGGGCGGCCGGCCTGCGTCGAGATTTGTCCGGTTCAGGCAATGACTTACGGGAAACGATCAGAATTAATCGAGATAGCGCGGCAGAAAATCAGAACTTATCCAGACAGGTATGTTGATCATATTTACGGCGAACATGAACTGGGAGGAACCGCGTGGCTATACCTTTCAGGTAAGCCAATGACTGAAATGGGCATGAAGAAATTTGGCGAACGGCCCATTCCCACTTATACCGAGCCGGTTCAACACGGAATTTTCAAACATTTTGTTCCCCAAATTTCTCTATTTGCTTTGTTAGGCGGTATTATGTGGCTATTTAAAAAGAGAGACGAGGTTGAAGGCAAACGGGAGGGAGGTGAAGAATGA